In one Halorubrum sp. CBA1229 genomic region, the following are encoded:
- a CDS encoding PAS domain-containing protein: MPERIDVLHVDDDPSVLDLTEAYLERELADVAVTSVTAASDALDEVDGGRFDCIVSDYDMPEMDGLAFFERLRETDRSIPFVLYTGKGSEEIASRALNAGVTGYFQKGGPEQLRRLANRVRQAVEEHRTREIANRYSTVIDALGYPVYVVDETGTFEFVNEPFAELTGYDREEIVGSEPGLIKDDAAVAEAEDRLGTVLSGSGPDVQRFRVDIVPKEGDPIPCRDHMAVLPYEGERFEGSVGILRDVSDEVERREELETKTRALDEAPVGITITDPDRPDNPMVFVNDRFVEMTGYDREESIGVNCRFLQGPDTDEEPVSRMREAIDAEEATSVELLNYRKDGTEFWNRVSVAPIRDADGRVSEWVGFQEDITAFKEREAALERQNERLDAFASIVSHDLRNPLNVAQGRVDLARQAADDDEHLDAAADALDRIESIVEHTLTLAREGETVGDPEPVSIAAVAADSWATVDTGAGELAVETDRDVSADPDRLRNLFENLVRNAVEHGGSDVTIRVGDLPDGFYVADDGPGIPEEVADELFEPGQTGTEGNTGFGLAIVQEIANAHGWTVSATASDEGGARFEIRGVERPDPSMTKP; this comes from the coding sequence ATGCCCGAACGGATCGACGTGTTGCACGTCGACGACGACCCCTCCGTGCTGGACCTGACGGAGGCGTACCTCGAACGCGAACTGGCGGACGTCGCGGTGACGAGCGTCACGGCGGCGTCGGACGCGCTCGACGAGGTCGACGGCGGGCGGTTCGACTGCATCGTCAGCGACTACGACATGCCCGAGATGGACGGGCTGGCGTTCTTCGAGCGGCTCCGGGAGACCGACCGCTCGATCCCCTTCGTGCTGTACACCGGGAAGGGGAGCGAGGAGATCGCGAGCCGGGCGCTCAACGCGGGCGTCACCGGCTACTTCCAGAAGGGCGGTCCCGAGCAGCTCCGGCGGCTCGCGAACCGCGTCCGTCAGGCGGTCGAGGAGCACCGGACCCGGGAGATCGCGAACCGCTACTCGACGGTCATCGACGCGCTCGGCTACCCCGTCTACGTCGTCGACGAGACCGGAACGTTCGAGTTCGTCAACGAGCCGTTCGCGGAGCTGACCGGCTACGACCGCGAGGAGATCGTCGGGAGCGAGCCGGGCCTCATCAAGGACGACGCGGCGGTCGCGGAGGCGGAGGACCGGCTCGGAACGGTCCTCTCCGGCTCCGGGCCGGACGTCCAGCGGTTCCGCGTCGACATCGTCCCCAAGGAGGGCGATCCGATCCCCTGCCGTGACCACATGGCGGTGCTCCCGTACGAGGGGGAGCGCTTCGAGGGGAGCGTCGGCATCCTGCGCGACGTCTCGGACGAGGTGGAGCGGCGCGAGGAGCTGGAGACGAAGACGCGCGCGCTCGACGAGGCGCCCGTCGGCATCACCATCACCGATCCCGACCGACCGGACAACCCGATGGTGTTCGTCAACGACCGGTTCGTCGAGATGACCGGCTACGACCGCGAGGAGTCGATCGGCGTCAACTGCCGGTTCCTGCAGGGCCCCGACACCGACGAGGAGCCCGTTTCGCGGATGCGAGAGGCCATCGACGCGGAGGAGGCGACGAGCGTCGAGCTGCTGAACTACCGGAAGGACGGGACCGAGTTCTGGAACCGCGTCAGCGTCGCGCCGATCCGCGACGCGGACGGGCGGGTCTCCGAGTGGGTCGGCTTCCAGGAGGACATCACGGCGTTCAAGGAGCGCGAGGCGGCGCTCGAACGCCAGAACGAGCGCCTCGACGCCTTCGCGAGCATCGTCTCGCACGACCTCCGGAACCCGCTCAACGTCGCGCAGGGCCGCGTCGATCTGGCGCGGCAGGCGGCGGACGACGACGAGCACCTCGACGCCGCCGCCGACGCGCTCGACCGCATCGAGTCCATCGTCGAGCACACGCTCACGCTCGCCCGCGAGGGGGAGACCGTCGGCGACCCCGAACCGGTGTCCATCGCGGCCGTCGCCGCGGACAGCTGGGCGACGGTCGACACCGGGGCCGGCGAGCTCGCGGTCGAGACGGACCGGGACGTGTCGGCCGACCCCGACCGGCTCCGGAACCTCTTCGAGAACCTCGTCCGCAACGCGGTCGAACACGGCGGCTCGGACGTGACGATCCGCGTCGGCGACCTCCCCGACGGCTTCTACGTCGCCGACGACGGCCCGGGGATCCCGGAGGAGGTCGCGGACGAGCTCTTCGAGCCCGGACAGACCGGCACCGAGGGCAACACCGGCTTCGGACTGGCGATCGTTCAGGAGATCGCCAACGCGCACGGCTGGACGGTCTCGGCGACCGCGTCGGACGAGGGCGGCGCCCGCTTCGAGATCCGCGGGGTCGAGCGCCCGGACCCGTCGATGACCAAGCCGTAA
- a CDS encoding aldolase — translation MLPHAADDIERDGKSLILAYDHGIEHGPVDFEPNPDTADPERIFELGTHEAVTALAVQKGLAEAYYPDYEDEVNLLLKLNGTSNLWMGEPDSAVNCTAEYAAGLGADAIGFTVYGGSNHEIEMAEEFREAQEGAREHDMGVVMWSYPRGQGLRNDGSPDVISYGARLGLELGADVVKVKYPGSAEAMGHAVEMAGPADVVMSGGTMRDDKEFLRNVSNAIDAGATGIAVGRNVFQRDNPERILDALEAVIFQEVDPAEALTIAESDD, via the coding sequence ATGCTTCCTCACGCCGCCGACGACATCGAGCGCGACGGCAAATCGCTGATCTTAGCGTACGACCACGGGATCGAGCACGGTCCCGTCGACTTCGAACCGAACCCCGACACGGCGGACCCCGAGCGGATCTTCGAGCTCGGCACCCACGAGGCGGTCACCGCGCTGGCCGTCCAGAAGGGGCTCGCCGAGGCGTACTACCCCGACTACGAGGACGAGGTGAACCTCCTGTTGAAGCTCAACGGGACCTCGAACCTCTGGATGGGCGAACCGGACAGCGCGGTCAACTGCACGGCGGAATACGCCGCCGGACTCGGCGCCGACGCGATCGGGTTCACCGTCTACGGCGGCTCGAACCACGAGATCGAGATGGCCGAGGAGTTCCGGGAGGCACAGGAGGGCGCCCGCGAGCACGACATGGGCGTCGTCATGTGGTCGTACCCCCGCGGACAGGGGCTCCGCAACGACGGGAGCCCGGATGTCATCTCGTACGGCGCGCGGCTCGGCTTGGAGCTCGGCGCCGACGTGGTGAAGGTGAAGTACCCCGGCTCCGCCGAGGCGATGGGCCACGCCGTCGAGATGGCCGGCCCCGCCGACGTCGTGATGTCCGGCGGGACGATGCGCGACGACAAGGAGTTCCTCCGGAACGTCTCGAACGCCATCGACGCGGGCGCCACCGGCATCGCCGTCGGCCGAAACGTCTTCCAGCGCGATAACCCCGAGCGCATCCTCGACGCGCTCGAGGCCGTGATCTTCCAGGAGGTCGATCCGGCCGAGGCGCTGACCATCGCCGAGAGCGACGACTGA
- a CDS encoding RNA-guided endonuclease TnpB family protein: MEVRRTAPVKLVVPDERYDDLHESARQFLHCANRAAEFCWDDNSYANCVTANSTARDALYEQLREETDLTANLVQEAIRRAVQATNGCVERWKQGKRVSQPEFTSWSMVYDKRSATFYRDRVSLSTVNGRVECDFELPADSPTPYEQYVLSEDYEFRASTLQYDKATDEFYLHITTRKYDTDESEVSEDTEHQTVLGIDLGVNSLAVASTGTFWQGDEYDHWCREFEKRRGEMQQRGTQAAHNALLRLGKREEAWRKQYIHTVANKIVSEAVEHDCDVIAFEELTDIRERLPQAKWHHIWAFRRLYEYVSYKAPEQGVSVEQVEPNHTSQRCSRTDCGFTHEVNRHGEHFECQKCGYEVNADYNAAKNIGVRYARKRTHRLRSSPKSGSGDAPVDVRVNGGTLNGKSHQPIAGD; encoded by the coding sequence ATGGAGGTGCGTCGAACTGCGCCGGTCAAACTTGTTGTTCCCGATGAGCGGTACGACGACCTCCACGAATCCGCGCGACAGTTCCTTCACTGTGCGAATCGTGCCGCTGAATTCTGTTGGGACGACAACTCCTACGCCAACTGCGTTACGGCGAACTCGACCGCACGGGACGCGCTCTACGAACAACTGCGAGAGGAAACTGATCTTACTGCGAACCTCGTTCAAGAGGCCATCCGACGTGCCGTCCAAGCGACGAACGGGTGCGTCGAACGGTGGAAACAGGGCAAGCGGGTGAGCCAGCCGGAGTTCACGTCGTGGAGCATGGTCTACGACAAGCGAAGCGCGACGTTCTACCGCGACCGTGTGTCTCTCTCGACCGTCAACGGGCGCGTCGAGTGCGACTTTGAACTTCCGGCGGATAGCCCGACTCCCTACGAACAGTACGTTCTCTCGGAGGACTACGAGTTCCGTGCGAGCACACTGCAATACGACAAGGCGACTGACGAGTTCTATCTCCACATCACGACGCGGAAGTACGATACCGACGAATCCGAGGTTTCGGAAGATACCGAGCACCAAACAGTTCTTGGTATCGACCTCGGCGTCAACAGCCTCGCAGTAGCTTCGACCGGCACGTTCTGGCAGGGCGACGAATACGATCACTGGTGCCGTGAATTCGAGAAGCGACGTGGTGAGATGCAACAGCGCGGGACGCAAGCCGCGCACAACGCCCTGCTTCGCCTCGGAAAGCGCGAAGAAGCGTGGCGGAAGCAGTACATCCACACGGTTGCCAATAAGATCGTTTCGGAAGCCGTCGAACACGACTGCGACGTAATCGCGTTCGAGGAGTTAACCGACATCCGTGAGCGGCTCCCGCAGGCGAAATGGCACCACATTTGGGCGTTCCGACGCCTGTACGAGTACGTCTCCTACAAGGCACCAGAGCAGGGCGTGTCCGTGGAGCAAGTCGAGCCGAACCATACGTCCCAGCGCTGTTCTCGGACGGATTGTGGGTTCACGCACGAAGTGAACCGCCACGGAGAACACTTCGAGTGCCAGAAATGCGGCTATGAGGTCAACGCGGATTACAACGCGGCGAAGAATATCGGGGTACGGTATGCCCGAAAGCGGACACACAGACTCCGTTCCTCGCCCAAGTCGGGGAGCGGAGACGCACCAGTAGACGTGCGTGTAAATGGTGGGACGTTGAACGGCAAGAGTCACCAGCCTATTGCTGGCGACTGA
- a CDS encoding DNA polymerase IV, whose amino-acid sequence MAGGTLPGTATDEADGSDRVVFHVDMDCFYASCERLRRPELAGEPVVVGMGYEEGKAIGAVATASYEARAFGVESAMPISEALDLLPRRADADPDDPDAPDPEESGRYLPVDLDFYKEVAGDVKTVLRDCADTLREVSVDEAYLDVTDRTAWDVAGGSAAAGESEGGGPPPSAAAGPAEARTLAEGYARHVKERIEREAGVPASVGVAPNMSTAKVASDADKPDGLVVVPPGSVESFLAPLPTAEIHGVGPVTERSLAEMGIETAADLAAADPDRLADELGERGPELHRRARGDDDREVTPTGLPKSLSRESSLSPTADEETKRETVAALAADVARRARERGCLYRTIGIKAVEPPYDVNTRARSLPGPVDDPDLVESVAFDLLAEFAGDRVRKLGVRVSNLDFAESDQATLGGFEPGDGGGTGGGRSDGVSQRDGASDARSAATDGDGGKLTDWVGGEPAAAESAEADAEEGEARRATERDDGQASLGDWE is encoded by the coding sequence ATGGCCGGCGGCACGCTCCCCGGGACGGCGACCGACGAGGCGGACGGGAGCGACCGCGTCGTCTTCCACGTCGACATGGACTGCTTTTACGCCTCCTGCGAGCGGCTCCGCCGCCCCGAGCTCGCGGGCGAGCCCGTGGTCGTCGGCATGGGGTACGAGGAGGGAAAGGCGATCGGCGCCGTCGCGACCGCGAGCTACGAGGCCCGCGCGTTCGGCGTCGAGAGCGCGATGCCCATCTCCGAGGCGCTCGACCTGCTCCCCCGCCGGGCCGACGCCGACCCCGACGACCCGGACGCACCGGACCCCGAGGAGAGCGGCCGGTACCTCCCCGTCGACCTCGACTTTTATAAGGAAGTCGCGGGCGACGTGAAGACCGTCCTCCGGGACTGCGCCGACACGCTCCGCGAGGTGAGCGTCGACGAGGCGTACCTCGACGTCACCGACCGGACCGCGTGGGATGTCGCCGGGGGGAGCGCTGCGGCGGGGGAGAGCGAGGGCGGCGGCCCCCCGCCGAGCGCCGCGGCCGGCCCCGCCGAGGCGCGGACCCTCGCGGAGGGGTACGCGCGGCACGTCAAGGAGCGCATCGAGCGCGAGGCCGGGGTGCCCGCGAGCGTCGGCGTGGCGCCGAACATGTCGACCGCGAAGGTCGCCAGCGACGCCGACAAGCCGGACGGGCTCGTGGTCGTCCCGCCCGGCTCGGTCGAGTCGTTCCTCGCCCCGCTGCCGACCGCCGAGATCCACGGCGTCGGTCCCGTGACGGAGCGGTCGCTCGCCGAGATGGGGATCGAGACCGCCGCCGACCTCGCCGCGGCCGACCCCGACCGGCTCGCCGACGAGCTGGGCGAGCGCGGCCCCGAGCTCCACCGGCGCGCCCGCGGCGACGACGACCGGGAGGTCACCCCGACCGGGCTCCCGAAGAGCCTCTCGCGGGAGTCGTCGCTGTCGCCGACGGCCGACGAGGAGACGAAGCGCGAGACGGTGGCGGCGCTGGCGGCCGACGTGGCGCGGCGGGCCCGCGAGCGGGGGTGCCTCTACCGGACCATCGGGATCAAGGCGGTCGAGCCCCCCTACGACGTCAACACCCGAGCGCGGAGCCTCCCCGGACCGGTCGACGACCCCGACCTCGTGGAGTCGGTCGCGTTCGACCTCCTCGCGGAGTTCGCCGGGGACCGGGTCCGCAAGCTCGGCGTGCGCGTCTCCAACCTCGACTTCGCCGAGAGCGACCAGGCGACCCTCGGGGGGTTCGAGCCGGGGGACGGAGGGGGGACCGGTGGCGGGAGGAGCGACGGCGTAAGCCAGCGCGACGGCGCGTCCGACGCCCGGTCGGCCGCCACCGACGGCGACGGCGGGAAGCTCACCGACTGGGTGGGCGGGGAGCCGGCCGCGGCGGAGTCGGCCGAGGCCGACGCGGAGGAGGGCGAGGCCCGGCGAGCGACGGAACGCGACGACGGGCAGGCGTCGCTCGGCGACTGGGAGTGA
- a CDS encoding 3-hydroxyacyl-CoA dehydrogenase NAD-binding domain-containing protein yields the protein MRELSDIDVVGVVGAGTMGNGIAQVAATAGYEVVMRDIEDEYVERGLDSVADSLDRLASKDALDEEPAAIRDRIAATTDLDDLADADVVVEAAVEEMAVKRDIFADLDDVTDDDVVLATNTSTLSVTTIASATDRASDVIGLHFMNPVPIMDGVEVVVGERTADAVVEFAHAFAEGLGKETWEADDKPGFVTNRILMPWINEGVRAFDEGVADKADIDRGMTLGTNVPMGPLELADHIGLDVVLDASETLHAELGDRYKPAYLVKRKVEAGDLGKKTGRGFYEYDE from the coding sequence ATGCGGGAGCTATCCGACATCGACGTCGTCGGCGTGGTCGGGGCCGGCACGATGGGCAACGGGATCGCGCAGGTCGCCGCGACCGCCGGCTACGAGGTCGTGATGCGCGACATCGAGGACGAGTACGTCGAACGAGGGCTCGACAGCGTCGCGGACAGCCTCGACCGGCTGGCGTCGAAGGACGCGCTCGACGAAGAGCCGGCGGCGATCCGCGACCGGATCGCGGCCACCACCGACCTCGACGATCTCGCCGACGCCGACGTCGTCGTCGAGGCGGCGGTCGAGGAGATGGCCGTGAAACGCGATATCTTCGCCGACCTCGACGACGTGACCGACGACGATGTCGTCCTCGCGACGAACACCTCGACGCTGTCGGTCACGACCATCGCGAGCGCCACGGACCGCGCGAGCGACGTGATCGGCCTCCACTTCATGAACCCGGTGCCGATCATGGACGGCGTCGAGGTCGTCGTCGGGGAGCGAACGGCGGACGCGGTCGTCGAGTTCGCGCACGCCTTCGCCGAGGGGCTCGGCAAGGAGACGTGGGAGGCCGACGACAAGCCCGGCTTCGTCACGAACCGGATCCTGATGCCGTGGATCAACGAGGGCGTCCGCGCCTTCGACGAGGGCGTCGCCGACAAGGCCGACATCGACCGCGGGATGACGCTCGGGACGAACGTCCCGATGGGCCCGTTAGAGCTTGCCGACCACATCGGGCTCGACGTCGTGTTAGACGCCAGCGAGACGCTTCACGCCGAGCTCGGCGACCGTTACAAGCCGGCGTACCTCGTCAAGCGCAAGGTGGAGGCCGGCGACCTCGGGAAGAAGACGGGGCGCGGCTTCTACGAGTACGACGAGTAG
- a CDS encoding NUDIX hydrolase translates to MDDLSWETLDTDIDYRCPGFDVRRDEVRFPDGDTDGFHYVDEPPAVVVLPLTPDGDVVVIDEWRQAVGRVNRGLPAGTVEPGDADDLERAAARELAEETGYEADSFERLTTVEPTNGVADSVHHHFLATGCTPTAERDLDHNESIAVETVPYDDLLEAVVDEGLRDGRAVTAVLWYELLHR, encoded by the coding sequence ATGGACGATCTGTCGTGGGAGACGCTCGACACCGACATCGACTACCGCTGCCCCGGCTTCGACGTGCGCCGGGACGAGGTGCGCTTCCCGGACGGCGACACCGACGGGTTCCACTACGTCGACGAGCCGCCGGCGGTCGTGGTGCTCCCGCTGACGCCCGACGGCGACGTCGTCGTCATCGACGAGTGGCGGCAGGCGGTCGGGCGGGTCAACCGCGGGCTCCCCGCCGGAACGGTCGAGCCGGGGGACGCCGACGACCTCGAGCGGGCCGCCGCCCGCGAGCTCGCCGAGGAGACGGGGTACGAGGCCGACTCCTTCGAGCGCCTGACGACGGTGGAGCCGACGAACGGGGTGGCGGACTCGGTCCACCACCACTTCCTCGCGACGGGCTGTACGCCCACGGCCGAGCGCGACCTCGACCACAACGAGTCGATCGCGGTCGAGACGGTCCCGTACGACGACCTGCTCGAAGCGGTCGTCGACGAGGGGCTCCGCGACGGCCGGGCCGTGACCGCCGTGCTGTGGTACGAGCTGCTGCACCGCTGA
- a CDS encoding zinc ribbon domain-containing protein, whose product MPNDRVHCVDCREPIPSDARVCPHCEAVQPSPLVDVAVVVAGVFAFAFGLLLAMLTVGTSRLLGFLLLVVGFGLAVGGYTRHVDRQAGRQAR is encoded by the coding sequence GTGCCGAACGACCGGGTCCACTGCGTCGATTGCCGGGAGCCGATCCCGAGCGACGCCCGGGTCTGCCCCCACTGCGAGGCGGTCCAGCCGTCGCCGCTCGTGGACGTCGCGGTGGTCGTCGCCGGCGTCTTCGCGTTCGCCTTCGGGCTGCTCCTCGCGATGCTGACGGTCGGGACGAGCCGCCTGCTCGGCTTCCTGCTGCTCGTCGTCGGCTTCGGCCTCGCGGTCGGCGGCTACACCCGCCATGTCGACCGGCAGGCCGGGCGGCAGGCGCGGTGA
- a CDS encoding MFS transporter, which translates to MGALSGIADTDRRVIVLALARMVGAAGNSFLIVVLPLYVASDAIDLSSLLGTEVGVGAASVTVTEPLLIGLVLSLFGFLNSLSQPVTGRLSDRMGVRRPFVLTGILLLGTASALYTVASVYWQLVVLRAIQGVGASLIIPATVALVNEYASADADRGGNFGVYNTFRLIGFGFGPVLAGAVVEAGPYDLSPVGLPVVDGFDAAFVAACAGAYLSFALVFLLVRDAAESSEASEDLSIRVRGQGDHLLDPIFALGLATVAMGLCIALFATLQNQVNVRLDQPPVWFGLQFAAVTIANVLLQVPVGQASDRIGRRPFLLAGFVLLVPTTLLQGIVTGSVAMTLVRLAQGVAVAFVFAPSLALAGDLAREGESGTTLSVLTMGFGFGVALGPLASGWLVGFGFLVPFVVGAALAVVALVGVVTQVEETLGASDDAGAVAAD; encoded by the coding sequence ATGGGGGCGCTCTCCGGCATCGCCGACACCGACCGGCGGGTCATCGTGCTCGCGCTCGCCCGGATGGTCGGGGCGGCCGGCAACTCCTTCCTCATCGTCGTGCTGCCGCTGTACGTCGCGAGCGACGCGATCGACCTCAGCTCGCTCCTCGGGACCGAGGTCGGGGTGGGCGCCGCGTCGGTCACGGTGACCGAGCCGCTGCTCATCGGGCTCGTGCTCTCGCTTTTCGGCTTCCTCAACAGCCTCTCGCAGCCGGTGACCGGGCGGCTCTCGGACCGGATGGGCGTCCGGCGCCCCTTCGTGCTGACCGGGATCCTCCTTTTGGGCACCGCCAGCGCGCTCTACACGGTCGCGAGCGTCTACTGGCAGCTCGTCGTCCTGCGGGCGATACAGGGGGTCGGCGCGTCGCTGATCATCCCCGCGACGGTCGCGCTGGTCAACGAGTACGCGTCGGCCGACGCCGACCGCGGGGGCAACTTCGGCGTGTACAACACGTTCCGGCTGATCGGCTTCGGCTTCGGGCCGGTGCTGGCCGGCGCCGTCGTCGAGGCGGGCCCCTACGACCTCTCGCCGGTCGGGCTCCCCGTCGTCGACGGGTTCGACGCCGCGTTCGTCGCCGCCTGCGCCGGGGCGTACCTCAGCTTCGCCCTCGTCTTCCTCCTCGTCCGCGACGCCGCCGAGTCCAGCGAGGCGAGCGAGGACCTCTCGATCCGGGTCCGGGGCCAGGGCGACCACCTGCTCGACCCCATCTTCGCGCTCGGGCTGGCGACGGTCGCGATGGGCCTCTGTATCGCGCTGTTCGCGACGCTCCAGAACCAGGTGAACGTCCGGCTCGACCAGCCCCCGGTGTGGTTCGGACTCCAGTTCGCCGCCGTCACGATCGCGAACGTGCTCCTGCAGGTGCCCGTCGGGCAGGCCAGCGACCGGATCGGGCGCCGCCCGTTCCTGCTCGCCGGGTTCGTCCTCCTCGTCCCGACCACGCTGCTACAGGGGATCGTCACCGGCTCGGTCGCCATGACGCTCGTCCGGCTGGCGCAGGGCGTCGCCGTCGCGTTCGTCTTCGCGCCGTCGCTCGCGCTCGCCGGCGACCTCGCGCGGGAGGGCGAGTCCGGGACGACCCTCTCCGTCCTCACGATGGGGTTCGGCTTCGGCGTCGCGCTCGGCCCCCTCGCGTCCGGCTGGCTCGTCGGCTTCGGCTTCCTCGTCCCGTTCGTCGTCGGCGCGGCGCTGGCGGTCGTCGCGCTCGTCGGCGTCGTGACGCAGGTCGAGGAGACGCTCGGCGCGAGCGACGACGCCGGGGCGGTCGCGGCGGACTGA
- a CDS encoding CPBP family intramembrane glutamic endopeptidase, with amino-acid sequence MADPSSDDGNRREPGAPDGGPPADGATATGGGPEIGDGPATADGPETGDDTASSAADRAGGRRVAVAVATALILGVLGPAIALLSGGVVLGLNAVTGGLPLAANLVITLILGQYVAFGGLAIVYLTWRGLDRAGIIAYLGVRRPSLKEVGLIVGSWALILVTIMAVSLVIQQLGTETASNQSAELAMQNPAIIPLLIAASFLVIGPSEEILYRGVVQGRLRETLSPAPAILIASAIFAAVHVMALTGGISGRLTTIAILFLPSIVFGAVYEYTENLVVPALLHGLHNAVIFTILYITIAYSDQIQEAAGGSAALLPF; translated from the coding sequence ATGGCTGACCCCTCCAGCGACGACGGGAATCGACGGGAGCCGGGCGCCCCGGACGGCGGCCCGCCCGCAGACGGCGCGACCGCGACCGGCGGCGGGCCGGAGATCGGAGACGGACCGGCGACCGCCGACGGACCGGAGACCGGCGACGACACCGCCTCCTCGGCGGCCGACCGCGCCGGGGGTCGGAGGGTCGCCGTCGCCGTCGCCACGGCCCTGATCCTCGGGGTGCTCGGTCCGGCGATCGCCCTGCTCAGCGGAGGGGTGGTGCTCGGCCTCAACGCCGTGACGGGCGGGCTCCCGCTCGCCGCGAACCTCGTGATCACGCTGATTCTGGGCCAGTACGTCGCGTTCGGCGGGCTGGCGATCGTCTACCTCACGTGGCGCGGGCTCGACCGCGCCGGAATCATCGCGTACCTCGGCGTGCGGCGCCCGAGCCTGAAGGAAGTCGGCCTGATCGTCGGGAGCTGGGCGCTCATCCTGGTCACGATCATGGCCGTCTCCCTCGTCATCCAGCAGCTCGGGACCGAGACCGCCTCGAACCAGAGCGCCGAGCTGGCGATGCAGAACCCCGCGATCATCCCCCTGCTCATCGCGGCGTCGTTCCTCGTGATCGGTCCCTCCGAGGAGATCCTCTACCGCGGCGTCGTGCAGGGGCGGCTCCGGGAGACGCTGTCGCCGGCGCCCGCGATCCTGATCGCCTCGGCCATCTTCGCGGCCGTCCACGTGATGGCACTGACGGGCGGCATCTCCGGGCGACTCACCACCATCGCCATCCTCTTCCTCCCGAGCATCGTCTTCGGCGCGGTGTACGAGTACACCGAGAACCTCGTCGTTCCGGCGCTGCTCCACGGCCTCCACAACGCCGTCATCTTCACCATCCTGTATATCACGATCGCCTACAGCGACCAGATCCAAGAGGCGGCCGGCGGCAGCGCGGCGCTGCTCCCCTTTTAA
- a CDS encoding phosphate ABC transporter permease, with the protein MLTPVNAGLVVAGLLLAFVGAAVSVYAVTLTGLLVGGGAGYLAAPSLAGLIAVDGLVLTAAGVAVGAAIGGFLAYAGLSFAVVAIGGLVGGFAGRFAVGPLYAADAAGMEGTLLLVGATLAGVAVGALFGFVLSRTTLVVSTAFIGAAFASRSITPATLDAATAQTSVEPLLFDVADPAFLAVFVLGALSQLGLFRFGYVTKLVGFLPGARRWTADDDRDAKGA; encoded by the coding sequence ATGCTCACCCCTGTCAACGCCGGACTCGTCGTCGCGGGGCTGCTCCTCGCGTTCGTCGGCGCCGCGGTCTCCGTCTACGCCGTCACGCTGACCGGGCTGCTCGTCGGGGGCGGCGCGGGCTACCTCGCCGCGCCGAGCCTCGCCGGACTGATCGCGGTCGACGGGCTGGTCCTGACCGCCGCAGGCGTGGCCGTCGGGGCCGCGATCGGCGGCTTCCTTGCGTACGCCGGACTCTCCTTCGCCGTCGTCGCCATCGGCGGCCTGGTCGGCGGCTTCGCCGGCCGGTTCGCCGTCGGCCCGCTGTACGCGGCCGACGCCGCCGGGATGGAGGGGACGCTGCTGCTGGTCGGCGCGACGCTCGCGGGCGTCGCCGTCGGCGCGCTGTTCGGGTTCGTGTTGAGCCGGACGACGCTCGTCGTCTCGACCGCGTTCATCGGCGCGGCGTTCGCGTCGCGGTCGATCACCCCCGCGACGCTGGACGCGGCCACCGCGCAGACGTCGGTCGAGCCGCTGCTGTTCGACGTCGCCGACCCGGCGTTCCTCGCCGTCTTCGTCCTCGGTGCGCTCTCGCAGCTGGGGCTGTTCCGGTTCGGCTACGTGACGAAGCTGGTCGGCTTCCTCCCCGGCGCGCGGCGGTGGACCGCCGACGACGACCGGGACGCGAAGGGCGCCTGA